acctaagTTCTCTGATAACCAATCCAGGGTTCTTAGCACTAAACCAGTTCAGTTCACTACCCTGTAGCATCACTTCCCTCTGGGGAGACATGAAACCTGGCTTCTCCACACCAAATGGCTCTAGGCAAAATCATTCAACCACAAGGGAATTTTTCCTCCAAATCTCTCCTCATGGCTACAGAAAGGACTGGAGCTCTCAAACCATTTTTTTGAGGGAGCCTTTTCTCAGGAGGATTCCCTATATATTTCCTGGATTTCTTCAGTATCACATCCTTTACAAAACCAGGGTGTCACAAGTTTCTAATCTCTGCTAATCAGGATTTGGGCCATTAAAAACTACACCATAATTAAGAGACAATGTATGCTATAGAGGATTACAGTTGTCATTTCAACACCTTACTGGGTGGAACAGGGTCAAAATATGGTGTCTCAAAAATCTAGGTTACCAATAACAATCCAGTTCCTGTggtcaattggaaaaaaaaaaagaaagaaagaaaacataggctTGTTTTTCACATACCTTGTTGGTGCTATGGACCTACTATCAAGAACGTGAACTTCACCTGTTAATTTCCTACCCATCAAATTCTACTTGTCCAGAAAGCCTTTCTCTGAACCCCCTGGAATACTTTTCTCCTTGGACTGAAAGACTGGATTTGTTCTACAATCCACTGATACCCTTAGTATATACCAGAGTTGTCTACATTTGTGTTATATCCCCTCTTTCTAGATTATGAAGCTCCTTAATAGAGCAACCATATTCTATCTACATTTTTATTTCCCTCATCACATTGCATAGTGCTCtacatatatgtttaaatatttgttgaatgaatcaataaatggATTGATGGatgatttgatttgtttttctagtAGAGTAAATTGTTTTTCCCTGAGTCATCCCACAAATATCCCTGGTCTTCCTGTGACCAAGGTGAAGCATTTGCTGAACATCTGGCCAAAGCTAGGAATCTGGTGGTCCCAGGAGACAATAACATCAATTAAATAGCTGGGATTTGGGACAAAGAAGAAGGGCTTGAGAAAGCAAAGTTAACTTGCCCACCATGGAATGAAACCCACATCCTGAACTACTTCAAGAGGCAATGTGGTACCCTGAATTTGAAAGAAAGAGATTTGTACTCAAGTCCTGGTCTTCACGCTTATTATTACACTACTGACAAGCCATTTCACTTttcaaacctcagttttctcacctgtaaaatgggggggggggggaacatttGCACTTTCTGCTTTATCACAGTGTtaccttagttcaaattctacctctgtaaCTCAGTGGTTATATgatccttgacaagtcacttaagtgatCTTATCAGTCGCAATGGAGGAAACCGAaacatttctccatctttaaaatgaaaattatatctATAGTATCTACTTTACAAGGTGGTTGTCAGATTCAAGATGATAGAAcgtgattttttttcaaactttttaaaacCCTATTTAGAAATTAGTGCTAATCATCTCAGTCatcagcattattattattactaaaaatGGGAGTTTACAGTGAAAGAACCATCTAAGGCAAATGGAAGAATATAGCCCTTTACCTCCTAAGAGATAAATTATCCCCAGGAGTAAATCAAGGCTGTGGCTGGTTCCCTTTGTAACCCTAGCCAGCCAACACCATTGCTTGGGTACACACTTCATGGGAAACCCTGTACTGACTGGAATGAAACATAAACCTAGAGAAGAcccaatgttttcttttttttttttttttttttttggttacaacAGAGAGCTTTCAGTCTAGCCAGGGAGACAAGATTATGTGTCTGTGAAACAATCATTGGTAAAAATAATCTATAATAAACAAAAAACAGGCTCTCTTCCAAAGTGATTATTATGGAGCAATGCAGTGACTAGATCATTCCTGCCAAATTAGGGTCTTCTTCAAGTCCTCCTGGTGTCAgatggggggaagagaggaacttgtagaatctcagaattagaagaaatCTTGGGGATTCAGTGTAActttttcactttacagatgaggaaaatgaggactgTTTAAAATAAGCTATTTACCCAGTGTCACATATCAAGTAAATGATATAGCTAGGATTGGTACCTAGGTCTCCTGCCTCCCAGATTGGGCCACCTCTTTGACCTCCGTGATGCTTCAAAGTCCAAATACACACTAAGAACCTTGGACCAATAGCCTAGCAAGCTCCTCGTGCCACTCGTTCCTTGGCAGATCTTTCAGCAACAATGCCTGCCATCCACACTTGTTGGCCCTAGTTGGCAACACTGCATCAGGAATGGGGCCAAGTCACCTGCCAAGTTGTACGTTTCAAGAATCTCAAGTGGTCCACCCTATGCCTTCACTGAGGGGGAGGTGGGGCTCCATAGCAGGAGAGGTCACGTAGAGACTAGCTCAGATATGCAAATAGGAATCAGACAGAGTATAAAAGACTCTGGAACCAAGTGTTCCTCACTCAGCTCAGCTAGCTTCTCTTCTCTTGCTTATCCCTCTTGGTGATCCAGGTAAGTGAGAGCCCTGGGCTTGCTGATTTGCCTCCCATGGGGCTAGATCAGCTTCAGTCTTTTGGGCTTCTGCCTCGTTATGGAAGCTGGACAGGGCCAGAGATTCTTCAGGCCTTCTGGGGATAGTCAGATCCTTCTTTGTCTTTGCCAGATCCTCTAACTCCATAACTGGACATTTGCTCTTTGAGGGGGAGAAGGGATATCGAAGGATATCTCTTGCCCacagggaggtgggaaggaaagaagggaagaaagatatgGCATTGATGTCTCCTCAGAAAAGGTTAGAGGACACATCAGTCAGTACTTGAGGTAGAGCTGGGATCCGAGCATCCCCAAATGCCTCCAGAAGGAATTAGGAGGAAAGGGCATTAGGTTTTATCAGAACCCAAGCTCTTGTCTTGATTCTGACACTTATGATCTTTGTGGCCTTGGacaattttatttctgtttctttatttgtaaaatgaggccatTTGAGCTTGAGGattgctgaggtcccttctagtagTATGCTGCTATGGTTGTGGCCCTCCCTGAAGGGGAGGTTcatcttgtttctttctctcattttttaatcTCAAAGAATATGGTCTCTTTGAAGACAAGTGTCACAGCTCCCTTGTACCTTCAGAGTGCTGAGCAGAGAGTAAGTGCTCAGCAGCTTCTTAGGAATTGGTTAATTGAGAGAGCAGAGTTTGTGTGTGGGTGTATCAGGTTTTCTACATCTACAGTGAAGAGAACTGCCCTGAGGCTACTCTCATAGACAGAAATGGACTAGGGGACTTCCCTTCTATTTCTGGTTTATGGAAATAGATTACAGCACATTAGTTGTGAATTTCAGCCAATGATGTTCGggttagaatccctagcttctttccAAAGCATAGCTCAGGTACCATCTCCTTCAGGAGGCCTTCTCTGATGCTCCTTCCtaattagtgattttttttcctctcttaaaattGCTTTATATCATTTCATATATACTTTACTTTGACTTCATTGTGGACACGTATCCTCCCCCAGTGCAGTAGAATGTGAACTTCCTGAGTGCAGGGTTTTGGGGGTTTCAGTTCTCTTTATCACCTGGAATGGCACCTTGCACTTGGTGGGCATTTAAATGCCTGCTGAattgattaaaatttaatttatagaCAGAGATCCAAAAATTCTGAGGCTGAATGGGAATGGTAGGAACAGAAGTCACTAAagtcatctctctatctctaggTGGAACCACAACAAAACCAGCTTCCTCTGACACCTGCTTCCTAACTTTCTAAGCCCCAAACCATCTGAAGCAAGGTTCTAGGCCCAAAACCTATGCTATCCCAGGCAATATGGCCTCTTATAAAGAGTGCAGGAATTGAAGTCAGGAGGAtggagattcaaatcctgcctctgacaggaTAGGGTGTATATGAGCAGGTCACAATCTCTGGGtctcagcatcctcatctgtaaaacagaaataatcatGCTTGTGGTGCCTACCatacagggttgttctgaggctcaaatgagatgaataCAAGTCAAGctctttgcatatattattttcttagtggactatttttattatcatctgtgatggaaagagtaaaaaaaaaaaactgggttaAAATCCCAATTCAACTACCTGTGTGGTTCTGGACAAATCGTTCTCTGGGCTTTGATTTCCTCACCttttaaaattaggaagttgCACTAGATCTCTAAATCCCTTCCAGATATAATTCTGTCATCTTATGAAATGATCACACTGCCTCCTGGAAAAGGCAGCACTTTCCAGGAAACCTCATTGTGGTAGTCCGGGTAGCAATGTCCTCCCTCACCCCTCATCTCCAAGGTTTGAGATGACTTTTTACTACACTCCGTGCGTTTTCTGAGAGACCCCAATTAGTCGCTGTCAAACCAGGAGTCCCCTTCAGTCTGAAGCCTCCGTCCAGACGGAGAGGAGTCTCTGGTTCAattgtgtttctctttcttttcgaGCTCTTCATCCCCTGCTGCAGAAAAGATGTCATACCAAAAGACCCAGCCCACACCCCAGCCCCCAGCGGGCTGTTGCACGAAccgcagcggcggcggcggctcagGTGGCAGCGGATCTGGCTGCGGTGGCGGCTCCAGCGGTGGCGGTGGCTCCTCCTACTATCCCAGCCAACAGAAGTACTCCGGCAGCAGCGGCTCCGGCTGCGGCGGAGGCTCCTCCGGGGGCAGCGGGGGTGGCTACGTCTGCGGAGGCGGCTCCGGCGGCGGCTCTGGCGGCGGCTCCGGCTGCGGAGGCGGCtctggcggcggcggcggcggcagcggcggctaCTGCTACaccagcggcggcggcggcggctcctcCAGCTGCGGTGGTGGCTCCAGCGGTGGCGGTGGCTCCTCCTACTATCCCAGCCAACAGAAGTACTCCGGCAGTAGCGGCGGCTCCGGCTGCGGCGGAGGCTCCTCCGGGGGCAGCGGGGGTGGCTACGTCTGCGGAGGCGGCTCTAGCGGCGGCTCTGGCTGCGGAGGCGGCTCGGGAGGCGGCTCTGGCGGCGGCTACTGGAGCGGCGGCTCCGGCTGCGGCGGAGGCTCCTCCGGGGGCAGCGGGGGTGGCTACGTCTGCGGAGGCGGTTCCGGGGGCGGCTCTAGCGGCGGCTCCGGCTGCGGAGGCGGCTCCGGCGGCGGCTACTACTCCGGCGGCGGCTCCAGCGGCGGCTACTCTTCTCAGCAGTGCGTGCAAGTTTCACCCCAGCAGAGCAGCGGAGGGGGATCATACGGGGGCAGCAGCTGCGGCGGCGGCTCCGGAGGTGGCTCCGGCGGTGGCGGCTGTTACACCAGCGGCGGCGGCTCCTCCGGCTGCGGAGGCAGCTCCGGCGGTGGCTCCAGCGGTGGCGGCTGCTACACCAGCGGCGGCGGCTCCTCCGGCTGCGGAGGCGGCTCTGGCGGTGGCTCCAGCGGTGGCGGCTGCTACACCAGCGGCGGCGGCTCCTCCGGCTGCGGAGGCGGCTCCGGCGGTGGCTCCAGCGGTGGCGGCTGCTACACCAGCGGCGGCGGCTCCTCCGGCTTCGGGGGCAGCGGCGGAGGCTCCTCCGGGGGTGGCAAGGGAGTGCCCGTGGCCCACCAGACCCAGCAGAAGCAGGCACCTTGCTGGCCAACCAAGTAAACCATCCTGCCCAGCACCCAGAGGAATGAGCGAAAAGTTTGTTCTTGCTGTAGCCTGAAAGGTTTACAATTCTCATGATTGCCTTAAATTTTACCAAATGCCTTCAATTCTTCCTCAgtctctaaaatgaaaggttcTCCTTTCAGCTGCCCCTCAACATCCATGTGTCTTGTTAGGAATATTTCACTCGACTGGGAAATGTCATCATCCCATCCACAGACTCTCAAACCTCTCCACCCCAATCTTCCTATTTTGCCTTAAGCTAATAAACTTGCAATTCATGAGAATTTCTGTGTCTAAAGAAGTCTTTTCTGTTTCAAGTTCGTCTATTCttgtgggagaggggaggtaCGAGTAGAAATGGGAATGAGAATGGAATGGAAGTGAGGGTATTCTAAATCACTTATTAGAAATCCACTTGGATAAAAAACAGGTAAGAAAGTTGCTTATGATCACatcttttcttggaaaagaatAAATCTTTTTGTGGAAGAAGTTCCagccttgagaaagaaaaaaaaaaaacagaaaagtcagATATTCCTGGGCTAATACCTCAAAGACAACCTCCTGGTtgtcaggaagggagggagggtgagtGATCTGGCCAACCCAGAGGAAGCATCCCAGTCGAAATGCTCAAAGTCATCCAAGTTTTATTCACCAAGTTCAATTCTGATGTCCTTATCTATAGGAAAATAAATCAGAGACTGggaggaaagaatgggaggaaaTCCTGTAAGGACTGAAGAGGGAAGGACTTTAAGTCTCCCAGTTCACTGAAACTCTGGAACTGCTGAACATTGTAGGGGATGAAAGAGGCTGCCACATCCTAGGGCCTGATCTCTCTGCCCTCCAGACTTAGAAAAGTATAATCCGCTTTACTTGAGAGTGTGCAGACCCTGAAAATACTGATTTACACCATCCAAATTCAAATAAGATCCCATTAGGAAATTTCAAAAAGCAGTTGATGAGAACATATTGCTTGCCTAACTTTGCTCTGGACTCTGTGGGGAGACCACAAGAAgattggatagaaaagaaaaacatacataaaaaatttaaaaacaagaatagctcacatttctatagcattttaaatttCACAAAGCAGTTtcatcataacaaccctggaagactGGCAATAATACACTGTTgttatcccattttgcagatgacactCAGAAATGAACAACATGCCTCCTGGGTGATATGATCAGCAAAGAATATGATGGGACTATTTCCATCCTTTTTCCCAATATGGCATAGAAATGTGCCTTGTCCAGGAAGACATTAACAGGATATCAGAAACATCATTTGAGCtaaggtcccctgactccaagcaTGATGCTTATCTACTTCATTCCAATAGATAACAAAATAATAGCCACTGGATGAATTAATGaacaatttggggaaaaaaacaaacaaccattTGCCCTAGGTGTAAGGTCAGACAAGGACACAAATTCCCTAAGAACCTGAAGGAAGAGACAAGATGATAACATAACCACAATAATAGCTCATATGTATATAGgactttacaaagtgctttacatacattacctTATTggagccttacaacaaccctacagAGTAGGTAATGAGagtattttttattcttcttttaagaatagggaaactggggggggggggggggcggagccaagatggcggagtagaaagacgcacatacacatagctccgaacccacaaaccacagaacggctagaggggactaacccagggcgaattctgcacccagagaccacggaatattggagcgagggagatttctgttccggagagacccgcaaacctctcgcagggggtccttcgcgccctGGAATGGGCGCCGGGtaggggagcagagggcagccctgccgcggccacgacaccatgaggaaaagatccaagagggctacagggacgggatctccagcggccacgcgggtccccccacccacagagggacctgcaaacctctcgcaaaaggtccgtcgcgctgcagacgcggagcccagcgcTGCGGccgccgcggctccgagaggtacagatccgagaaggctccagagacgggatctccagcggcggcactagcccccccaccaacaggtgactgacggggataggtgagagagtgtctttggcgggtcgagaggggagtggggtgcccccatggctcgggcccccccaggagatagaagctgagaggcagctacagacaggggctccccaaagggggggagcctggatccattgtggaaggtctgtgcataaacccccagagggaactgagccagagaggcggccctgcccctgaccacctggacttaattctcgcactgaatagcagccctgcccccgccaaaaaccctaaggcgggaagcagcatttgaatctcagtccccaaacgctggctgggaggaccaggaggcgaggtgggtgtgaggagaacattcagaggtcaggtcactggttggggaggatgccaagaaaagggaaaagaaataaaaccattgaagggtattttctcggagaaaagacacttcctcccttcctttctgatggggaggaacaaggcttgccatcaggcaaagacacagaaatcgaggattctgtgtcccagcccacccaatgggctcgggccatggaagagctcaagaggaattttgaaaatcaagttagagaggtggaggaaagactgggaagggaaatgagagggatgagggagaagcatgaa
The DNA window shown above is from Notamacropus eugenii isolate mMacEug1 chromosome 2, mMacEug1.pri_v2, whole genome shotgun sequence and carries:
- the LORICRIN gene encoding loricrin; its protein translation is MSYQKTQPTPQPPAGCCTNRSGGGGSGGSGSGCGGGSSGGGGSSYYPSQQKYSGSSGSGCGGGSSGGSGGGYVCGGGSGGGSGGGSGCGGGSGGGGGGSGGYCYTSGGGGGSSSCGGGSSGGGGSSYYPSQQKYSGSSGGSGCGGGSSGGSGGGYVCGGGSSGGSGCGGGSGGGSGGGYWSGGSGCGGGSSGGSGGGYVCGGGSGGGSSGGSGCGGGSGGGYYSGGGSSGGYSSQQCVQVSPQQSSGGGSYGGSSCGGGSGGGSGGGGCYTSGGGSSGCGGSSGGGSSGGGCYTSGGGSSGCGGGSGGGSSGGGCYTSGGGSSGCGGGSGGGSSGGGCYTSGGGSSGFGGSGGGSSGGGKGVPVAHQTQQKQAPCWPTK